Proteins encoded together in one Mycolicibacter minnesotensis window:
- the fadD10 gene encoding fatty acid--CoA ligase FadD10: MISQAPTSVLERILEHVRQRPDAIALRRCDGSSPLRYSELAAQWERLAGALQERGVSRGSRVLIVSDSGPQTYLAVLACARLGAIAVLAEGNLPIATVERFAHLTEPAAVLRTEGARLSIADPPETLAAIPLLTLTEDGPPPAAAGLLPTPNIGADDPLAMIFTSGTTGEPKAVLLANRTFYAVADILRDTGLTWIDWVVGEVAYSPLPATHIGGLWWILNCLMQGGTCVTGGDSGGSLLELITANEVATICFVPTLLSRLVAELRASGAPAPPSLRFLGYGGSRAIASDVKFIEDLGIRTAQVYGLSETGCTAMCLPTAPGSITAIESGAVGRPYPGVQTHLDGDGSGPTGTPAASGTLWIKSPANMLGYWNNPDRTEETLRDGWVNTGDLLDEGSDGLFYIRGRASEMIICGGVNVAPEEVDRVAESVSGVREAACYEIPDPEFGALVGLAVVASDDLDEADARSLKQAIAARYRSEVESAARPSTIVLVAGIPRTQSGKVMRTSLAAAVGAHSHE; the protein is encoded by the coding sequence ATGATCAGTCAGGCACCCACGTCCGTACTGGAACGCATTCTCGAACACGTGCGCCAGCGCCCCGATGCAATCGCGTTGCGTCGTTGCGACGGGAGCAGTCCGCTTCGCTATAGCGAGCTGGCTGCTCAGTGGGAGCGCCTAGCCGGAGCACTTCAGGAGCGAGGGGTATCGCGGGGATCGCGTGTTCTTATCGTCTCCGACAGCGGACCGCAGACCTACCTGGCGGTGCTTGCCTGCGCCCGACTGGGCGCCATCGCGGTTCTGGCAGAGGGCAATCTGCCGATTGCGACCGTCGAGAGATTCGCCCATCTCACCGAACCCGCCGCGGTTCTTCGCACCGAAGGTGCGCGCCTGTCGATCGCCGATCCACCAGAGACCCTCGCCGCAATACCGCTATTGACGCTTACCGAAGACGGCCCTCCACCAGCGGCCGCCGGCCTGCTCCCGACTCCGAACATCGGAGCCGATGACCCACTGGCGATGATCTTCACCAGCGGCACCACCGGCGAACCGAAAGCCGTCTTGCTGGCCAATCGAACCTTCTACGCCGTCGCGGACATACTGCGAGACACTGGGTTGACGTGGATCGATTGGGTGGTAGGCGAAGTCGCCTACTCACCCTTGCCCGCGACACACATCGGCGGCCTGTGGTGGATTCTGAACTGTCTGATGCAGGGCGGCACATGCGTCACCGGGGGCGACAGCGGAGGATCGCTGCTCGAGCTGATCACAGCCAACGAAGTCGCTACGATCTGCTTTGTTCCGACGCTTCTTTCACGTCTCGTGGCCGAGCTGAGGGCAAGCGGCGCACCGGCACCGCCTTCGCTGCGTTTCCTGGGCTACGGCGGGTCACGCGCTATCGCGTCCGACGTAAAGTTCATCGAAGACCTGGGAATTCGCACCGCGCAGGTCTATGGGCTGAGCGAGACAGGCTGCACAGCAATGTGCCTTCCCACCGCGCCAGGATCGATCACTGCCATCGAGTCCGGAGCGGTCGGCCGACCCTATCCAGGGGTTCAGACTCATCTCGACGGTGACGGAAGCGGGCCTACGGGTACCCCAGCCGCGTCAGGCACCTTGTGGATCAAATCTCCGGCAAACATGCTGGGGTATTGGAACAACCCGGATCGTACCGAGGAGACGCTGCGGGACGGGTGGGTGAACACCGGGGATCTGCTCGACGAAGGCAGTGACGGTCTCTTCTACATTCGGGGGCGAGCCTCGGAGATGATCATCTGCGGTGGAGTGAATGTCGCCCCCGAAGAGGTCGACCGTGTCGCGGAATCGGTGTCCGGCGTGCGTGAGGCAGCGTGCTACGAGATCCCCGACCCAGAATTCGGAGCACTTGTCGGCCTCGCGGTGGTCGCTTCGGACGATCTCGACGAAGCAGACGCACGCAGCCTCAAGCAGGCGATCGCAGCCAGGTATCGGAGTGAAGTGGAGTCGGCCGCTCGGCCGTCGACGATCGTGTTGGTAGCAGGAATTCCGCGCACCCAGTCTGGCAAGGTCATGCGGACCTCGCTGGCCGCGGCAGTCGGCGCTCACTCACATGAGTAG
- a CDS encoding FcoT family thioesterase → MSAGGPTLAALSNPAPIPENILEQVLEPYSYKGCRYLRDATVEVANGNVLAEGSFSIGESAYIRSTGHFNAVELVLAFNQLAYSAFGPVIGDGMLPFFDGWTFEDYLKHQLASMFIRTSSSRFRRPIDATNFFGRLHCTNLEVVERSVRYLRVPCAIEFWDEHGGSASGEFELAALNIPG, encoded by the coding sequence ATGAGCGCCGGCGGACCAACTCTGGCGGCCCTGAGCAACCCGGCACCGATCCCGGAGAACATCCTGGAACAGGTACTTGAGCCCTACTCGTACAAGGGCTGTCGGTATCTGCGTGACGCCACCGTAGAGGTCGCGAACGGGAACGTTCTCGCCGAGGGCAGTTTCTCGATCGGCGAGTCGGCATACATCCGGAGCACCGGCCACTTCAACGCGGTTGAACTGGTGCTCGCGTTCAATCAGCTCGCCTACAGCGCTTTCGGGCCGGTGATCGGCGACGGCATGCTCCCCTTCTTCGACGGCTGGACGTTCGAGGACTACCTCAAGCACCAGCTGGCGAGCATGTTCATCAGGACCTCTTCCTCGCGGTTCAGACGGCCGATTGACGCCACCAACTTCTTCGGTCGGCTGCATTGCACCAACTTGGAGGTCGTGGAGCGTTCGGTGCGCTATCTGCGCGTGCCGTGTGCCATCGAGTTCTGGGACGAGCACGGCGGTTCGGCGTCCGGAGAATTCGAACTCGCCGCACTGAACATTCCCGGCTGA
- a CDS encoding acyl carrier protein yields MSSPDRQQILDAICDVLYIDEDDLFAGDDTDLRDLGLDSVRFVLLMKRLGVDRESELPARLAGNLSIAGWVAELRSPDSDA; encoded by the coding sequence ATGAGTAGTCCTGATCGGCAACAGATCCTCGATGCGATCTGTGACGTCTTGTATATCGACGAGGACGATCTGTTCGCGGGCGACGACACCGACCTTCGCGACCTCGGGCTGGACTCGGTCCGATTCGTCTTGCTGATGAAGCGCCTGGGCGTAGATCGCGAATCTGAGCTGCCGGCGCGCCTTGCGGGCAACCTGTCGATCGCTGGCTGGGTGGCGGAATTGCGGAGCCCCGATTCGGATGCCTGA
- the scoE gene encoding (3R)-3-[(carboxymethyl)amino]fatty acid oxygenase/decarboxylase: protein MSLTVTGHGLGAHVTGINPKDLSSIDRDELRDIVYRNKLVILKGVHPSPAEYLQLGRIVGEVVPYYEPMYHHPEFPDIFVSSTEENQGVPRTGAFWHIDYMFMPEPFAFSMVLPLTVPGPDRGTYFIDLHKAWASVPEDKKASARGTLSTHDPRRHIKIRPDDVYRPIGEVWDEITQTTPPIKWPTIIRHPKTGEEILYICASGTTKIEDQDGQVLDPTVLQELMAATGQDDPDFTHPLIHTQHYEVGDIILWDNRVLMHRAKHGTSSGNLTTYRLTMLDGLTTPGYAV from the coding sequence ATGTCGCTAACCGTCACCGGACATGGGCTCGGTGCCCACGTAACAGGGATCAACCCCAAGGATCTGAGCAGCATCGACCGAGACGAGCTACGTGACATCGTCTACCGGAACAAACTCGTCATCCTCAAAGGGGTTCACCCCTCTCCGGCGGAGTACCTGCAACTGGGACGGATCGTCGGCGAGGTCGTGCCCTACTACGAGCCGATGTATCACCACCCTGAGTTCCCCGACATCTTCGTTTCCTCCACCGAGGAGAACCAAGGAGTCCCCCGGACCGGCGCCTTCTGGCACATCGACTACATGTTCATGCCGGAGCCGTTCGCGTTCTCGATGGTGCTGCCGCTTACCGTGCCCGGACCCGATCGGGGCACCTACTTCATCGACCTGCACAAAGCATGGGCGTCTGTTCCCGAGGACAAGAAGGCCTCTGCGCGAGGAACATTGAGCACCCACGACCCACGGCGACACATCAAGATCCGGCCCGATGACGTCTATCGGCCCATCGGCGAGGTGTGGGACGAAATCACCCAGACCACGCCCCCCATCAAATGGCCGACCATCATTCGTCACCCCAAGACGGGCGAAGAGATTCTCTACATCTGCGCCTCGGGTACGACGAAGATCGAGGATCAGGATGGTCAGGTTCTCGATCCGACTGTGCTACAGGAACTTATGGCGGCCACCGGGCAGGATGATCCGGATTTCACGCACCCTTTGATCCATACACAACACTACGAAGTGGGAGATATCATCTTGTGGGACAACCGAGTTCTGATGCATCGCGCTAAGCACGGTACCTCTAGCGGAAATCTGACGACATATCGCCTGACCATGCTCGACGGGCTCACGACGCCGGGATACGCGGTATGA
- a CDS encoding AMP-binding protein, whose protein sequence is MPDPHPGIRIPLTVSQQNIYRGILQDADPTLYLIGRRYRFSPIPLPQFLVALEAAINGNPVQLCVLEQSDTSYPHLVPRLQPDDLVRLTGQDTETLAGEWDSGILSRPLVRYAVHVDSSGDVVGLDMHAHHLVLDGGGTGLIEASLGNNLSVESVPAPDVAAGLNLLAEAQRRETELVAVAHDRLTSSVQRELTAEVSPGGLPPSSVASASARRGVLRESLQITGDDYVAITDLAAKKQVPLQVLVTAAAVAVDAARRQSTDALVVHAVDNRFGEPALNVATCVVNSIAQLVKFSAFTSVHELVAAVDRGYVKALRRRWFREELYRRIYLTVNRTPQTDVLTLNFLAEPCAPELRPFLSDTPTTTDIGPIEGLTVAAIQDDPHQILTLAIWVGEQHQSESNGPGVAELVAKTLQSMPALWDQPVAMSVGEWLEVQKDGSCHAVRSAPCSVKPSAAAWFLHPGVDLDGWRRGRRYVDAWIDWLVSSGVSPGELVVFTDDHTDKTIDLIVACHVAGCGYSICDTVTELSDRVAAIASAGLSAQSVDVGGVDLSPHPADHRERLRRVRDDAGLADRIAYVMPTSGSTGNPKLVPISHGALALFCQGQRSGYGWTHADTVLQCAPLTSDISVEEIFGAAQCGAHLIRSTATRTGDLAQLADDVARQRITVLDLPTALWHLCCDDSEVLAALSASQLRQIVIGGEAVRPRAAGKWLAFEAASHISLVSSYGPTEATVVVTYLPLNHENGVAQPVGQRRLGHALAAQTVFIAFGEIVLLGDVVSTGYLGISSPSFGTVLGADGSQLRAFATADRVVYDAQSLPIFAGRKDAVVKVSGKRIDTAEIARLIAEDPAVSDVAVEPDNTRLGIWFQSRRTREGSTDDAAEARIREILLTARVPGFVISGVAEIPRKPGGKVDIHRLPKVEHTRLGEAEGQAGGLAELWSQCLGRDLGPGSSLLAEGIGSLDLIRILPATRRYLRRHLSLLDVISADSASRLVEDADGIGVGLGLDETSAAEIDADVSSLAAPLPIPSLVATPRATGTVLVLGSSGILGTGFAQAAVTLHASGSAAELVFATTSPLPGTDPWSALSEIDGVRIEQVTRNGISELIHATDARVVINAIGNTNVVVPYRDLRPANVEAVSSIVTACALRRAALIHLSTSVVNADAAAPQVVDPRTAPYPYAASKALAELIVARRAPNLDFTLVRLPRVLGTPGQLQGSADILMALAAACRALNAHPAVSLTEEVTTGWSAASSIFGLLSAPLNRSITLLRGTPVEYSEFLARFGSAELSAPEWKQRLDDSPWARHNPRRWAVIDAWLTLGSRLDGRTYAQYLADYPTLEVQADHITELTAEPAPLPELVAHGCLLEPGGSAVRLLTQEAMEERP, encoded by the coding sequence ATGCCTGATCCCCATCCGGGGATCCGCATTCCCCTCACTGTCTCCCAGCAGAACATCTATCGCGGCATACTCCAGGACGCCGACCCCACGCTGTATTTGATCGGACGCCGATATCGCTTCTCTCCGATCCCGCTGCCCCAGTTCCTGGTCGCACTAGAGGCCGCGATCAACGGCAACCCGGTGCAACTGTGCGTTCTTGAGCAGTCGGACACGTCCTATCCTCACCTCGTACCGCGACTCCAGCCCGACGACCTGGTACGACTGACAGGACAAGATACCGAAACCTTGGCCGGAGAGTGGGATTCGGGAATATTGTCCCGCCCCTTGGTGCGTTACGCCGTCCATGTGGACTCCAGCGGCGACGTCGTGGGCCTGGACATGCACGCGCACCATCTCGTGCTCGACGGCGGTGGCACCGGCCTCATCGAGGCAAGCCTCGGCAATAACCTGTCTGTCGAGAGCGTGCCAGCTCCCGATGTTGCCGCGGGACTGAACCTTCTGGCTGAGGCTCAGCGCCGGGAGACTGAACTTGTTGCTGTGGCACACGACCGGTTGACCAGCTCGGTACAGCGGGAGCTGACCGCTGAGGTCAGCCCCGGCGGCCTACCACCGTCGTCCGTGGCGTCGGCCAGTGCACGTCGGGGAGTTCTGCGCGAGTCGCTCCAGATCACGGGTGATGACTACGTAGCCATCACCGATTTGGCTGCGAAGAAACAAGTCCCCTTGCAGGTATTGGTCACGGCGGCTGCCGTAGCTGTAGATGCGGCTCGCAGGCAGAGCACCGATGCCCTCGTGGTTCACGCAGTAGACAATCGCTTTGGCGAGCCCGCTCTCAACGTCGCTACCTGCGTGGTCAATTCGATTGCTCAATTGGTGAAGTTCTCGGCCTTCACCTCAGTGCACGAACTCGTCGCGGCGGTCGACCGTGGCTACGTGAAAGCCCTGCGGCGCCGCTGGTTTCGCGAGGAGCTGTATCGCAGGATCTACTTGACGGTAAACAGAACTCCGCAGACCGACGTGCTAACGCTGAACTTTCTGGCAGAGCCCTGCGCACCTGAACTCCGGCCGTTTCTCAGCGATACTCCGACAACGACCGATATCGGCCCGATTGAAGGCCTGACCGTTGCGGCAATTCAGGATGATCCGCATCAGATCCTGACTTTGGCGATCTGGGTCGGCGAGCAGCACCAGAGCGAGTCCAACGGCCCTGGTGTCGCAGAGCTGGTCGCCAAGACGCTGCAATCCATGCCCGCACTCTGGGATCAGCCCGTAGCCATGAGTGTGGGCGAATGGCTGGAGGTACAGAAGGACGGCAGCTGCCATGCTGTCCGTAGCGCGCCATGTTCAGTCAAGCCGAGCGCGGCGGCATGGTTTCTCCACCCGGGCGTCGACCTCGACGGATGGCGACGGGGCCGCCGATACGTCGACGCCTGGATCGACTGGCTGGTGTCCTCGGGAGTCAGCCCCGGTGAATTAGTGGTATTCACCGACGATCACACCGACAAGACCATTGACCTCATTGTGGCGTGCCACGTGGCTGGCTGCGGCTACAGCATCTGCGACACAGTTACCGAGCTCAGCGATCGCGTGGCGGCGATCGCCTCAGCTGGACTCTCAGCACAGTCCGTGGACGTTGGTGGAGTCGACCTGTCGCCACATCCGGCTGACCATCGGGAACGCTTACGCCGGGTCCGCGACGATGCCGGACTGGCGGACCGAATTGCCTACGTCATGCCGACTTCGGGTTCCACCGGCAACCCCAAACTGGTGCCGATCTCACACGGCGCGCTGGCGCTCTTCTGCCAGGGCCAGCGCAGCGGCTACGGGTGGACGCACGCCGACACCGTCTTGCAGTGCGCGCCGCTGACCTCAGATATCAGCGTTGAAGAGATCTTCGGCGCCGCGCAATGCGGAGCGCATCTGATCCGATCGACGGCGACCCGAACCGGAGATCTTGCGCAGCTCGCCGACGACGTTGCGCGCCAACGGATCACCGTCCTGGACTTGCCCACCGCCCTGTGGCATCTGTGCTGCGACGACAGCGAAGTGCTGGCCGCACTGTCCGCTTCGCAGTTACGCCAGATCGTGATCGGGGGGGAAGCAGTCCGCCCCCGCGCGGCCGGGAAATGGCTTGCATTCGAAGCTGCATCCCATATTTCACTGGTCTCCAGCTACGGCCCCACGGAGGCGACCGTCGTGGTGACCTACCTGCCGCTGAACCACGAGAACGGGGTCGCCCAACCTGTGGGTCAGCGCCGCCTGGGACACGCGTTGGCTGCGCAGACCGTGTTCATCGCGTTCGGTGAGATCGTGTTGCTCGGGGACGTGGTGTCAACCGGCTACCTGGGCATCTCCAGTCCAAGCTTCGGCACTGTGCTCGGCGCGGACGGCTCACAGCTGCGCGCGTTTGCCACTGCCGATCGGGTGGTCTACGACGCTCAAAGCCTCCCCATCTTCGCGGGCCGCAAAGACGCTGTGGTCAAGGTCTCTGGCAAACGCATTGACACCGCTGAAATTGCCCGGCTGATCGCCGAGGACCCCGCAGTCTCCGATGTCGCCGTCGAACCCGACAACACGCGGCTCGGTATCTGGTTTCAGTCCCGACGGACCCGCGAGGGCTCCACCGATGACGCAGCGGAGGCGCGCATCCGGGAGATCCTGCTTACCGCAAGAGTTCCCGGTTTCGTGATCTCGGGTGTTGCGGAGATCCCCCGCAAGCCGGGCGGCAAAGTCGATATCCACCGGCTCCCCAAGGTTGAACACACGCGGCTTGGCGAGGCGGAGGGCCAAGCCGGCGGACTGGCCGAGCTGTGGAGCCAATGCTTAGGCCGCGACCTGGGCCCGGGTTCGTCGCTGCTGGCCGAGGGCATCGGCTCACTGGATCTGATCCGCATCCTGCCCGCCACCCGACGCTACCTTCGCCGTCATCTGTCGCTGCTGGACGTGATCAGCGCCGACAGCGCATCTCGTCTCGTTGAGGACGCCGACGGGATCGGGGTAGGGCTGGGACTGGACGAGACCAGCGCCGCCGAGATCGATGCCGACGTCTCTTCCCTCGCTGCGCCGCTGCCGATCCCCTCGCTGGTTGCGACGCCGCGCGCCACCGGTACCGTTCTGGTGCTCGGATCCTCCGGAATCCTGGGGACCGGATTCGCTCAGGCGGCCGTCACACTGCACGCCAGCGGGTCCGCGGCCGAGCTGGTCTTTGCAACCACTTCCCCCCTGCCCGGCACTGACCCATGGAGCGCACTGTCCGAAATCGACGGTGTCAGGATCGAGCAGGTCACCCGGAACGGCATTTCCGAACTCATCCACGCAACGGATGCCCGGGTCGTGATCAACGCGATCGGCAACACGAACGTCGTAGTGCCTTACCGTGACTTGCGCCCGGCCAACGTCGAAGCGGTATCCAGCATCGTCACGGCGTGCGCCCTACGACGGGCAGCGCTGATCCACCTGTCCACGTCCGTAGTCAATGCAGACGCCGCGGCACCGCAGGTGGTTGATCCGCGCACGGCTCCCTACCCGTACGCCGCGTCGAAGGCCTTGGCCGAATTGATCGTCGCACGCCGAGCGCCAAACCTGGATTTCACCCTGGTGAGGCTGCCTCGGGTGTTGGGGACGCCAGGGCAACTGCAGGGTTCTGCCGACATTCTGATGGCACTGGCAGCGGCGTGCCGAGCGTTGAACGCGCATCCCGCCGTGTCGTTGACCGAGGAAGTCACCACCGGGTGGTCAGCAGCATCCAGCATCTTCGGTCTGTTGTCTGCGCCGCTGAACCGCAGCATCACCCTTCTCCGGGGCACCCCCGTCGAATACTCGGAGTTTCTCGCGCGCTTCGGCAGTGCGGAGCTCTCCGCGCCCGAGTGGAAGCAACGTTTGGATGACAGTCCCTGGGCGCGACACAACCCGCGTCGATGGGCAGTGATCGACGCGTGGCTCACCCTCGGTTCGCGGCTCGACGGGCGGACATACGCGCAGTACCTGGCCGACTACCCGACCCTTGAGGTGCAGGCAGACCACATCACCGAGTTGACCGCCGAGCCCGCTCCGCTACCCGAGTTGGTGGCGCACGGCTGCCTACTGGAACCAGGAGGCTCTGCCGTACGACTACTTACACAGGAAGCTATGGAGGAGAGACCTTGA
- a CDS encoding heavy-metal-associated domain-containing protein yields MSDTRRIQLDVTGMTCGMCSAHIERKLNKIAGVRASADFPTATATIDADSTVSVAELCDIIDEAGYHAELRSERPRSPEDPEIPGGTVHRITSLARLLRWGRSSQGSTVGQGSPAQ; encoded by the coding sequence TTGAGCGACACTCGACGGATCCAACTCGACGTGACCGGCATGACGTGCGGAATGTGCTCGGCACATATCGAACGGAAGCTGAACAAGATCGCGGGGGTGCGGGCGTCGGCAGATTTCCCGACCGCAACCGCCACCATCGATGCCGACTCGACCGTGAGCGTCGCGGAACTGTGCGACATCATCGACGAAGCCGGATACCACGCCGAGCTGCGGTCGGAGCGACCTCGCAGCCCCGAGGACCCCGAGATACCCGGCGGAACCGTGCACCGGATCACCAGTCTGGCTCGCCTCCTGCGTTGGGGCAGGTCCTCGCAGGGCTCGACCGTCGGACAGGGCTCGCCCGCGCAGTGA